In a single window of the Nitrospirota bacterium genome:
- a CDS encoding ABC transporter ATP-binding protein, which translates to MFELLDISKYFGEIKAVDSVSLKIKEGEMLGLVGPNGSGKSTLLKIMLGIIKPLSGKVLFNGEELTEKDWKAIRKRIGYMPERVNFYDNLTGRETLNLFARVKSCSLNNIYDIVKKIVFKDALDRRVGGYSKGMRQRLNLAQALLNEPDILILDEPTSGLDPMGTKEFYDILDAVRDRKKLTVILSSHILAEIEEKIDRVAVIKNGSIKAIGGLEELYTGLKLPLKISIAINERDMVLEELLNEWGALNISYKDGYLHASVPMENKLKMLSAIMAKRDGFVDISLREPNLEEVFFGIH; encoded by the coding sequence ATGTTTGAACTTCTTGATATATCAAAGTACTTTGGAGAAATAAAAGCCGTTGACTCTGTCTCCTTAAAAATAAAAGAAGGGGAAATGCTGGGACTTGTGGGCCCAAATGGCTCGGGCAAGTCAACATTGCTTAAGATAATGCTTGGGATTATAAAACCATTATCAGGTAAAGTCCTATTCAATGGTGAAGAATTGACAGAAAAAGACTGGAAGGCTATCAGGAAAAGGATAGGCTATATGCCTGAGAGGGTTAACTTTTATGACAATCTGACAGGGAGGGAAACCCTTAATCTCTTTGCCAGGGTCAAGTCCTGCAGTTTAAATAATATCTATGATATTGTAAAAAAAATAGTTTTCAAAGACGCCCTTGACAGAAGGGTTGGGGGCTACTCTAAAGGGATGCGCCAGCGGCTAAATCTTGCGCAGGCATTACTTAATGAGCCGGACATTTTGATACTGGATGAGCCCACATCAGGGCTTGATCCTATGGGTACAAAAGAGTTTTATGATATTCTGGATGCAGTGAGGGACAGGAAAAAACTTACAGTAATACTATCATCCCACATCCTGGCTGAGATAGAAGAAAAGATAGACAGGGTGGCGGTCATAAAGAATGGCAGTATCAAGGCTATTGGAGGTCTTGAGGAACTTTATACAGGTTTAAAACTACCGCTAAAGATCTCTATTGCCATAAATGAGAGGGATATGGTTCTGGAGGAATTGTTGAATGAATGGGGCGCTCTTAATATAAGTTACAAAGATGGGTACCTGCATGCCAGTGTTCCAATGGAAAACAAACTCAAGATGCTATCAGCTATTATGGCAAAAAGGGATGGTTTTGTTGATATCTCATTAAGAGAGCCAAACCTTGAGGAGGTGTTCTTTGGTATTCA
- the nosD gene encoding nitrous oxide reductase family maturation protein NosD, translated as MLVLCLVTLLFIPSLAHAKTLIVGVDYPAISDALKKAKNGDVIEVKAGQYKERLKIDKAVYLKGINNPTIIENGGHIATIASRGVTMEGFTIVDENPSFHLESAGIYISKGADEAVIKNNRLHGVMHGVWSVGARGIRIENNTIESKKALERNYRGNGIYLIDSQEAIITGNRINYCRDGIYIEVSHDGKFIDNDIRNSRYAVHTMWVDRSVFSKNTAIGNLVGIAIMYSRQSEITDNTAVGNSTHGILLIQAIRSHIARNTVIGNTKGIYFYNSVYNSMDSNLIMNNSLGLHSWGGSEDNTVTRNSFIGNEIQVKFVAGRNQQWDSNYWSDYLGWDMAGDGIGDSPYESNTVVDHILWRYPAAKLLYASPSFQLLWILEKQFPLLKVPRVVDTKPSMLPSHKDWKKLKAEYPYAPEKYYGEIEKMPIIH; from the coding sequence ATGTTAGTTTTGTGTCTGGTTACATTGCTCTTCATTCCTTCGCTGGCTCATGCAAAAACCCTTATTGTAGGGGTTGATTATCCAGCTATCAGCGATGCATTGAAAAAGGCAAAAAATGGGGATGTTATAGAGGTTAAGGCAGGACAATACAAGGAGAGACTCAAGATAGACAAAGCGGTGTATCTTAAGGGCATAAATAACCCAACCATCATTGAAAACGGAGGACATATAGCCACAATAGCGAGCAGGGGTGTTACTATGGAAGGGTTTACAATAGTAGATGAAAATCCCTCATTCCATTTGGAGAGTGCAGGGATATATATCTCAAAGGGAGCTGATGAGGCTGTCATAAAAAATAATCGCCTTCATGGTGTTATGCATGGTGTCTGGAGCGTTGGAGCCAGAGGCATAAGGATAGAAAACAATACAATAGAAAGCAAAAAGGCGCTTGAGAGAAACTACAGAGGCAATGGTATATACCTCATAGACAGCCAGGAAGCGATTATCACCGGAAACAGGATTAATTACTGTCGTGATGGGATTTACATAGAGGTCTCCCATGACGGAAAATTCATAGATAATGATATAAGAAATTCCCGCTATGCGGTCCACACCATGTGGGTTGACAGGTCTGTTTTCAGTAAAAACACAGCTATCGGTAATCTCGTTGGCATAGCAATCATGTATTCAAGACAATCTGAGATTACCGATAATACTGCTGTGGGAAACAGCACACACGGCATCCTTCTAATTCAGGCTATAAGAAGCCACATAGCAAGAAATACAGTTATAGGAAATACCAAAGGGATCTACTTTTACAATTCTGTATATAACAGCATGGACTCTAACCTGATAATGAATAATAGTCTTGGTCTGCATAGCTGGGGTGGCTCTGAAGATAATACCGTCACAAGGAATTCCTTTATAGGAAACGAAATCCAGGTAAAGTTTGTTGCAGGCAGAAACCAGCAGTGGGATAGTAACTACTGGAGCGATTATCTCGGATGGGATATGGCAGGTGATGGCATTGGCGATTCACCCTATGAATCAAATACCGTGGTTGACCATATCTTATGGAGATACCCCGCTGCTAAATTATTGTATGCAAGCCCGTCTTTCCAGCTCCTATGGATACTTGAAAAACAGTTCCCACTGCTCAAGGTTCCGAGAGTTGTGGATACTAAACCATCCATGCTCCCTTCACACAAAGACTGGAAGAAATTAAAGGCTGAATATCCATATGCACCTGAAAAATACTACGGTGAAATAGAAAAAATGCCAATTATCCATTGA